In Actinomycetota bacterium, the sequence CTTACGGGCCTGTAGGTGGCCGCGTCCGCTGCGACCCGCCCGGGCCCCCGTCGCCGTGGTGCAGCTCGACCGGCGTGTCGAACATCAGCGTCCGGATCGGCCACGGGATGGTCAGACCGGCACGTTCCAGGGCGGACTTCGCGTCGGACAGCACCCGATCCTGTACCCGGCGGACGGTGCGGATGTCGGGCAGCGTCCAGTAGCGCAACTCGAAATCGACGCTGAAGTCGCCGAGCTCCGTGAGCAGCACCTCCGGCATCGGTTCCGCCAACACACCGGGCGCCTGCGTCACCGCCTCCATCAGGACCTGCCGCGCACGGTCGTGGTCGTCGCGGTAGTCGACCCCAACCGTCAGGGTCGTGCGCCGCGAGCCGCGACGGGTCATGTTGCTCAACGGGTTGCGGAAGACGTCGCTGTTGGGGATCAGCACCGTGACCCCGTCGTAGGCCACCAGGCGGGTGACGCGCAGGTCGATCTCCTCGACGGTGCCCTCGAAATCGCCGGTCTCGATCTGGTCGCCGGCACGGAACGGTTTGCGGACCAGCAGGATGATGCCCGACACGAAGTTCTCGAGGATGTTCTGCAGCGCGAACGCCAGCGCGAGACCGGCGATCCCCAGCGTTGCCAGCACCGCGCCCACCCGCACACCGGCGACGGACAGCGCCATCAGAGCCGCGACCACGACCACCAGGAACCGGACGATCCGCCCCGACAGTCCCACCACGACCCGGTCGGCCCGGGTGCGTTCGAGGAGCTGCTCGGTCCACCGACCGAACCAGCGGGCCGCGAGCAGACCGGCGACGAACAGGACCAGCCCGACACCGACCAGCGGCAGCCGGGTGAGGAACGCCGCGACCAACGCCTCGATGGTGTCGCGGACCACGTCCAGGGCGTCGCGGAGGGTGTCCACGTCCCGGTCGACGATCAGGGGGACCGTCTCGGAGGGGGTCGGCAGCGGCTGCTCGAACGGCTGGGCGTACACCCTGCCGAGGCTAGTCCCAGCCGCCGTGTCGGTCGCCGGTTGCTCGGGTGCCGCCTTGCCATCCCGTACCGTGGTCGACCGGGCGACCACGACGACGGACGAGGCGAACGTGGCGAAGACCTCCCGGCGGGCCCGGGCCAAGACCGACGAGTACTCCGCCGAGCACATCTCCGTGCTCGAGGGTCTCGAAGCGGTCCGCCGCCGCCCCGGCATGTACATCGGGTCCACCGACGCGCGCGGGCTGCATCATCTGCTGTGGGAGGTCGTGGACAACGCCGTCGACGAGCACCTCGCCGGGCACGCCGACCACATCACGGTGCGGCTGCTGGCCGACGGCGGCTGCGAGGTGACCGATGACGGGCGCGGCATCCCGGTCGATCGCCACGAGAAGGAAGGCCGCCCCGCCGTCGAGGTCGCGCTGACCAAGCTGCACGCCGGCGGGAAGTTCGACCGCCAGGCGTACGCCGTGTCAGGCGGGTTGCACGGCGTGGGGGTGTCGGTGGTGAACGCGCTGTCGTCACGGACCGAGGTCGAGGTCGACCGCGACGGCTACCGGCACGCCATCGCCTTCGAGCGCGGCCCGGTGGCCGAGCCGCTCACCCGGCGCGGCGAAGCGCACGGGACCGGGACCACGGTGCGGTTCTGGCCCGACCCGGACATCTTCGAGACGAGCGAGTTCGACCACGCAACGGTGGCACAGCGGCTGCGCGAGACCGCACTGCTCAACCCCGGCCTCGAACTCGTCCTGGCCGACGACCGCACCGGCCGGTCGGAGACGTTCCGGTTCCGGGCGGGGCTGGCGGACTTCGTCGCGGAGCTGCTAC encodes:
- a CDS encoding mechanosensitive ion channel family protein, translated to MYAQPFEQPLPTPSETVPLIVDRDVDTLRDALDVVRDTIEALVAAFLTRLPLVGVGLVLFVAGLLAARWFGRWTEQLLERTRADRVVVGLSGRIVRFLVVVVAALMALSVAGVRVGAVLATLGIAGLALAFALQNILENFVSGIILLVRKPFRAGDQIETGDFEGTVEEIDLRVTRLVAYDGVTVLIPNSDVFRNPLSNMTRRGSRRTTLTVGVDYRDDHDRARQVLMEAVTQAPGVLAEPMPEVLLTELGDFSVDFELRYWTLPDIRTVRRVQDRVLSDAKSALERAGLTIPWPIRTLMFDTPVELHHGDGGPGGSQRTRPPTGP